The Vibrio marisflavi CECT 7928 region ATACTCCACTCAATTTCGGTAAACTTCGTAACAATTTCGACCTCCCTTTTTGGCCAGATACATTGCTTTATCTGCTCGCTCTAAAAGTGCTGAAAAATCCGAATTGCAGCAGGATATCCCCATGCTGACGGTCAATACTGCATGGTCAGATTGACTGTGTTCTATTTTCTTTCGGTCTAGGCTTTTTTGGATTCGTTGAGCTACGGTTATAGCTCCATCTATAGGTGTTGCAGGCAATAGTACAATGAACTCCTCACCGCCATAACGTGCTACTATGTCTGTTGGTCGGTTGAGAGAGCTTTGTATACTTTTCGTCACTTTCTTGAGGGCATTGTCACCTTCAATATGGCCGTAGCTATCGTTGTAAAGCTTGAAGTAATCAACATCAATCATGATTAGAGATATTGGCTGGCCTTCACGCTTTGCCCTAGATACCTCACGCTTAAATGACTTTTTGTAAGCACGTCGATTTGGAATGCTCAAAAGACTATCAAGATAACTGAGTTCTTTTAAGCGACTATTGGCAGCATTTAGTTGTTTCATCATCAAATGCTTGTCAGTGACGTCGAGATGTGTGCCAATCATACGTTTAGGTACACCTTTGCTCTCCCATTCTATAACTTGACCTGTGTCTAGAACCCAAACCAAATGTCCATCTTTGTGTTTCATCCTCGATTCGAATATGTAGTATTCGCTTTTACCAGACCAATGCTCTTTCAGTAAGCGCTCTGACTCAATGAGATCGTCGGAATGAGCATGGTCGAGCCACGTCTGGATGCTGACTGGTTCAAGCTCTTTCAAAGTATATCCAATGATGTTTGCCCAGCGTTCATTAAAACTGGTTTCACCTGTTGGGACATTCCAATCCCATATCCCAACCCCCGTAGACTTTATGACTAACTGTAATTGGGTCTGATGTGTAGTCAATCGTTCGATTTCTTCCTGAAGTTCAGCAATCTTTTGTTTCAGATTGTATATAGTGTCATCCATAGTTTATGTACTGGTTTATGTTTACTGATGTAAGCTACTTTTGAAAAATTTCTTTTAACTCTGGGGTCTCTTCTTGAATCTCAAGCGTTGTTTATAGTTACTCTAATTTGGAGCCATTCGTGCAAATGCACTACTGATACAATTAATTATAAACACTAAATTCTAGGTGTGTGACAGATTATGATCTACGGCTATTGTTTATATTTTGTATCGCTCTAGCGCATCGAACTATACGAGATGAACATACCCGATCACTCTCAGCCGAAATTTCAAGAACTCCAATAGCAATCAGAAGTTGTTGCGGTGTTATTGCTTGTCTTGTAGGTAAAACAAGCACATCTCCCATCATTTGAAATCCTGACCACTGATTATCTGTTCCAAGCTCTCTACGCTGATAAATACGAATTAGCCGAACGCATTCCGGCGGTATTGGTCGTTTCCCTTGGTTCCATAGAGTGACTGTTCTCACACTTTTAAAACAAAGTTCAGCGACTTGTTTTATCGTTAAAGTGCAGTTTATTTTTGTGAAAATTCCGAATTCATCGAGTTGAGTGCAATGGCTGTGCTTACGTTTCATTTTAAGCCCTTTCATTTAAAGGCTTGATATAAAATAAGTTTAACATAAGTACACATAATGCGCACTGATAGGCGTGAGCAAAATCGGGCATCAGAACCAAGGCCAAACCCGCGCTAGCCATTGATATTGCTCGTAATCCTTGGCCGTTAAACTTTTTTGCAATACTTTCCCAAGCCCTTTGTGCTCTATGGTCTTTACTGCGGTCTGCTGCCAAATAAACAAGAACTTCTTCTTCTGGCATTCCGATATGTTCAGCTAGAAAAAGCGCTTCGTTTTCAGTTAGATGACGCTCACCATTTCTCATTTCACCGATTCTTTGTCTCGGTAAATTCAAATCATGGGCAATCTGCTTATCTTGTACGTACCT contains the following coding sequences:
- a CDS encoding DUF3693 domain-containing protein is translated as MLDAYKEAKRYVQDKQIAHDLNLPRQRIGEMRNGERHLTENEALFLAEHIGMPEEEVLVYLAADRSKDHRAQRAWESIAKKFNGQGLRAISMASAGLALVLMPDFAHAYQCALCVLMLNLFYIKPLNERA
- a CDS encoding GGDEF domain-containing protein, encoding MDDTIYNLKQKIAELQEEIERLTTHQTQLQLVIKSTGVGIWDWNVPTGETSFNERWANIIGYTLKELEPVSIQTWLDHAHSDDLIESERLLKEHWSGKSEYYIFESRMKHKDGHLVWVLDTGQVIEWESKGVPKRMIGTHLDVTDKHLMMKQLNAANSRLKELSYLDSLLSIPNRRAYKKSFKREVSRAKREGQPISLIMIDVDYFKLYNDSYGHIEGDNALKKVTKSIQSSLNRPTDIVARYGGEEFIVLLPATPIDGAITVAQRIQKSLDRKKIEHSQSDHAVLTVSMGISCCNSDFSALLERADKAMYLAKKGGRNCYEVYRN
- a CDS encoding regulator, whose protein sequence is MKRKHSHCTQLDEFGIFTKINCTLTIKQVAELCFKSVRTVTLWNQGKRPIPPECVRLIRIYQRRELGTDNQWSGFQMMGDVLVLPTRQAITPQQLLIAIGVLEISAESDRVCSSRIVRCARAIQNINNSRRS